CCCCTTCCCGGTCGGCCTTGTTGACGGCGAACACGTCGGCGATTTCCAGGATTCCGGCCTTGATGGCCTGGATGTCGTCGCCAAACCCGGGCGCCTCCACGACGATGGTCGTGTGGGCGGTCTTGGCAATGTCCACCTCGGCTTGGCCCGCGCCCACCGTCTCAATCAGCACGCGATCGTAGCCGGCCGCGTCCAGCACCTTCACCACGTCGGACGTGGCCCGCGCCAGACCGCCCAGGCTGCCCCGCGTGGCCATGCTGCGGATGAAGATGCCCGGGTCGCCCGCCAGTTCGCGCATGCGGACGCGGTCGCCCAGGATCGCGCCGCCGCTGAAGGGGCTGGTGGGATCCACCGCCACGATGCCCACCGTCAGGCCGCGGCGGCGGTACACCTTCGCCATCTCGTTGACCAGCGTGCTCTTGCCGGTGCCCGGCGCGCCGGTGATGCCCACCAGATGCGCGCGGCCTGTGCGGGCATACAACGCAGCCAGCGCCGCGCGGGCCGATGGATGCTCATCCTCCACTAGGGAGATGAGGCGGGCCAGTGCGCGCGCGTCGCCCGCCGAAACCCCCGCAGCCAGTTGCTCTGGCGAAGACCGGCTCACTGGCGAGGCTCCCCGGCTCGGTGCCGCCGAATCTCCTCGCGCACGAACTCCACGATGGTGTCGGTGGACGTGCCCGGCCCGAAGATGCCCCGCACGCCCAGCCGCTTCAGTTCCGGCACGTCCTGGTCGGGGATGATGCCCCCGCCGAAGACCAGGACATCCTCCAGCCCCTTCTCCTTGAGCAACTGGATGACGCGGGGGAACAGGGTCATGTGCGCGCCCGACAGGATGGACAGGCCGATGGCGTCCACGTCCTCCTGCAGCGCGGCCTCCACGATCATCTCCGGCGTCTGGCGCAGGCCGGTGTAGATGACCTCCATGCCGGCGTCGCGCAGGGCGCGGGCGATGACTTTCGCGCCTCGGTCGTGCCCGTCCAGGCCGGGCTTGGCAATCAGGATACGGATCTTCTCTTCTGGCATTGCACCCTCCATGTGGCATTCCGCAGTCAGCCGTCAGCGGTCAGCCTTTGGCCATTAGCCGTTAGCAGTCAGCCTTTGGCGGTTGGTCTTTCCAATCTCGCAGGGTTTGGTGAAAGGACACGAGTATGCTCTTGACTCTAGACTTTTCCGAAAAAGTCCATTGCAGTCTTCGCCTTGCCCCTGCCACAGCCTTCCGCTCTGCTGGCAGAACCGTTCCGGGTGACTTGTGGATTCGCAGCAGGCTAAAGGCTAACGGCCAAAGGCTAGAAATACACCGGCTCGCGATACTCCCCAAACACCTTGCGGAATACGTCGCAGATTTCGCCCAGCGTGGCGTATTCGCGCACGGCGTCTATGATGAACGGCATCAGGTTCTGCGTGCCCCTCGCCGCCTCTTCCAGCGCGGCCAGTTTCTGGCTCACCGCCTCGTTGTTGCGCTCGGCCCGCACCCGCTGCAGGCGCGCGATCTGCCGCCGCTCGCCCTCCCTGTCCATCTCCAGCAGCGGAATCTCCAGCGGCTCCTCGGCCACGTACTCGTTGACGCCCACCACGACCCGCGCCTTGGTGTCAATCTCGCGCTGGTAGCGGTAGGCCGACTCGGCGATCTGCCGCTGGAAGTAGCCCTTCTCTATGGCGGGCAACACGCCGCCCAGCGACTCAATCTCGCGGAAGTAGCGGTTGGCCTCCTGCTCCATGCGGTTGGTCAGCGCCTCCACGAAAAAACTGCCCGCCAGCGGATCCACCGTGTTGACTACCCCCGACTCGTGGGCGATGATCTGCTGCGTGCGCAGGGCGATGGTAACGGCCTTCTCCGACGGCAAGGCCAGCGCCTCGTCCATGGAGTTGGTGTGCAGCGATTGCGTCCCGCCTAGCACCGCCGACAGGGCTTCCAGCGCCGTGCGGACGATGTTGTTCTCGGGCTGCTGGGCCGTCAGGCTGCAACCGGCGGTCTGCGTATGGAACCGCAGCCACCACGAGCGGGGGTTCTTGGCCCCGAACTTGTCGCGCATGACCTTGGCCCAGATGCGCCGCGCCGCGCGGTACTTGGCGATCTCCTCAAAGAAGTCCATGTGCGCGTTGAAGAAGAACGACAGGCGCGGCGCGAACTCGTCCACGTCCAGCCCGCGCTGCATCGCCCACTCCACGTAGGTCATCCCGTCGGCCAGGGTGAAGGCCAACTCCTGCGCCGCCGTGGCGCCCGCCTCGCGGATGTGGTAGCCGCTGATGGAGATGGTGTTCCACTTGGGCACGTGCTTGCTGCCGAACTCTATCGTGTCCACAATGAGCCGCATGGACGGTTTGGGCGGGAATAGGAACTCCTTCTGGGCGATGTACTCCTTCAGGATGTCGTTCTGGATGGTGCCGCCCAGTTGCTCCATTTCCCAGCCCTGCTTCTCGGCGGCCACCAGGTACATGGCCCAGATGACGGCGGCGGGCGCGTTGATGGTCATGGACGTGGTGATCTCGCCCATGGGGATGCCGTCAAACAGGATTTCCATGTCGGCCAGCGACGACACGGCCACCCCGCACTTGCCGAACTCGCCGGCGGCTTCAGGCGCGTCGGTGTCGTAGCCGTAGAGCGTGGGCATGTCAAAGGCCACGGAAAGCCCCGTCTCGCCGTGCTTCAGCAGGTACTTGAACCGCGCGTTGGTCTCCTCGGCCGTGCCGAACCCCGCGAACATGCGCATGGTCCACAGGCGGCTACGGTACATGGTAGGGTGGACGCCGCGCGTGAACGGGAGCTCGCCCGGCCAGCCGATGTCGCGGTTGAAGTCCACGTCGGCGATGTCGGCGGGCGTGTACAGGCGCTGCACCGGCTCGCCCGAGATGGTGATGAACTTCTCGCGACATTCGGGCAGGCGGCGAAGCGAGTCCTTCAAAGTGGTCTCTTCCCAGCGTTTGCGGTCGGCCTCAATCGCATCCAGGTGCTTTTTGTCAAACATGTGTTACCTCCTGCCACAGGCTTTTGGCCGTTAGCCTTTGGCCTTTAGCGTTTGTCTTCAAGTAGGGTCTGATGGAACGATACGAGCATTTTCTTCACCTCGTACAACTCGTCCACCAAATCTTCATAGGTGGAGTTGTCCATGAAGCCAAGGTCGCGCGCAAGCAAAAGGTGATACTCTGCCTCGCTGGCCGATCCCATGGCGATCTGTACGAATCGGGCCTTTTCGGTGTCGCCGCCCCTGCCACAA
Above is a genomic segment from Chloroflexota bacterium containing:
- a CDS encoding methylmalonyl-CoA mutase family protein, translating into MFDKKHLDAIEADRKRWEETTLKDSLRRLPECREKFITISGEPVQRLYTPADIADVDFNRDIGWPGELPFTRGVHPTMYRSRLWTMRMFAGFGTAEETNARFKYLLKHGETGLSVAFDMPTLYGYDTDAPEAAGEFGKCGVAVSSLADMEILFDGIPMGEITTSMTINAPAAVIWAMYLVAAEKQGWEMEQLGGTIQNDILKEYIAQKEFLFPPKPSMRLIVDTIEFGSKHVPKWNTISISGYHIREAGATAAQELAFTLADGMTYVEWAMQRGLDVDEFAPRLSFFFNAHMDFFEEIAKYRAARRIWAKVMRDKFGAKNPRSWWLRFHTQTAGCSLTAQQPENNIVRTALEALSAVLGGTQSLHTNSMDEALALPSEKAVTIALRTQQIIAHESGVVNTVDPLAGSFFVEALTNRMEQEANRYFREIESLGGVLPAIEKGYFQRQIAESAYRYQREIDTKARVVVGVNEYVAEEPLEIPLLEMDREGERRQIARLQRVRAERNNEAVSQKLAALEEAARGTQNLMPFIIDAVREYATLGEICDVFRKVFGEYREPVYF
- a CDS encoding four helix bundle protein, whose product is MRDFRKLEVWRRAHALTLAVYEATAAFPKSEMYGLTSQLRRACSSIPANIAEGCGRGGDTEKARFVQIAMGSASEAEYHLLLARDLGFMDNSTYEDLVDELYEVKKMLVSFHQTLLEDKR
- a CDS encoding cobalamin B12-binding domain-containing protein, giving the protein MEGAMPEEKIRILIAKPGLDGHDRGAKVIARALRDAGMEVIYTGLRQTPEMIVEAALQEDVDAIGLSILSGAHMTLFPRVIQLLKEKGLEDVLVFGGGIIPDQDVPELKRLGVRGIFGPGTSTDTIVEFVREEIRRHRAGEPRQ
- the meaB gene encoding methylmalonyl Co-A mutase-associated GTPase MeaB is translated as MAAGVSAGDARALARLISLVEDEHPSARAALAALYARTGRAHLVGITGAPGTGKSTLVNEMAKVYRRRGLTVGIVAVDPTSPFSGGAILGDRVRMRELAGDPGIFIRSMATRGSLGGLARATSDVVKVLDAAGYDRVLIETVGAGQAEVDIAKTAHTTIVVEAPGFGDDIQAIKAGILEIADVFAVNKADREGADSTVTALEMMLDLNGGEPGCWRPPIVKTVAIRGDGVPELVDRVEAHYDHLRQSGLLARKEEERVRDELVALVQHELTEALLASLRPGELDEWVQRVARREADPYTAARNLVHRRDC